A window of the Lolium perenne isolate Kyuss_39 chromosome 7, Kyuss_2.0, whole genome shotgun sequence genome harbors these coding sequences:
- the LOC127311810 gene encoding uncharacterized protein gives MAPSFGRSISFPLSPARASRPRAAAYHVRSVSLPCRSHPLLAHLCTHIAAVRSWVAAPASPSTGLAHLDALHAALSELLLLPEARSALQYGSATAACLLDGFLVLADAHQGFQETVVELRAHAADAQAALRRRDDARLASAVRSLRRAEKDLARLAASVRSAAKFPTPSASSSAAEVEVSGALAESLAAAACASAAVFSAVESVSFSATSALASKKSMASSFMSLVKSSTKPASDDEKEVAALERLDEVDACVAEIDSASDKVFRSILHTRVALLNIQTQTCC, from the coding sequence ATGGCGCCCAGCTTCGGCCGCTCCATCTCATTCCCTCTCAGCCCGGCGCGCGCCTCCCGGCCACGCGCCGCCGCTTACCACGTCCGCTCAGTCTCCCTACCCTGCCGATCCCACCCGCTCCTCGCCCACCTCTGCACCCACATCGCCGCCGTCCGCTCCTGGGTTGCCGCTCCCGCCTCCCCATCCACGGGCCTCGCCCACCTTGATGCGCTTCATGCCGCGCTCTCCGAGCTACTGCTCCTCCCGGAAGCACGCTCCGCGCTCCAGTACGGGTCGGCCACCGCCGCCTGCCTCCTCGACGGCTTCCTGGTCCTCGCCGACGCTCACCAAGGCTTCCAGGAGACGGTCGTCGAGCTCAGGGCCCACGCAGCCGATGCCCAGGCCGCGCTCCGGCGCCGCGACGACGCCAGGCTGGCCTCGGCCGTGCGCTCCCTCCGCCGCGCCGAGAAGGATCTCGCGCGCCTCGCCGCCTCCGTGCGATCCGCAGCCAAGTTCCCAACTCCTTCCGCGTCCAGCagcgcggcggaggtggaggtgtccggAGCACTCGCCGAGTCCCTTGCCGCCGCCGCGTGCGCGTCGGCCGCAGTGTTCTCCGCCGTCGAGTCCGTGTCCTTCTCGGCCACGAGCGCGCTGGCGTCCAAGAAGTCCATGGCATCGTCGTTCATGTCCCTCGTCAAGAGCAGCACCAAGCCCGCCTCCGACGACGAGAAGGAGGTGGCCGCATTGGAGAGGCTTGACGAGGTAGATGCGTGCGTGGCCGAAATCGATAGCGCCAGCGACAAGGTGTTCAGAAGCATCCTGCACACCAGGGTCGCGCTCCTCAACATCCAGACTCAGACGTGCTGTTAA
- the LOC127313025 gene encoding uncharacterized protein: protein MQRCHRCRRPRHPPCPSSISMAGAVSPSYIPRSNSSLSPDHSNEKQQASRPEPTASSLSPAMAPSFGRSISFPLSPARASRPRAAAYHVRSVSLPSSSHPLLAHLCSHVAAVRSWVSAPSLPSTGLSHLDALHAALAELLLLPEARSALHHGSSTAACLLDGFLLLADAHGAFQETVVELRAHAADAQVALRRRDGSRLASAVRSLRRTEKDLARLALSVRSATKFPTLLSVSDRVEEVEVSGALAEAVAAAACASAAVFSAVETVSSAATTAMASKKTMASSLKSLVKSSKAFSDDDKEVAALQRLDEVEACVAEIEGASEKVFRSILHTRVALLNIQTHTCC from the coding sequence ATGCAGCGATGCCATCGGTGCAGGCGCCCTCGCCACCCACCATGTCCCTCGTCGATCTCCATGGCCGGCGCGGTCTCTCCCTCTTATATACCCCGGTCTAACTCCTCCCTCTCCCCAGATCACAGCAACGAGAAGCAACAAGCAAGTCGACCAGAACCTACAGCCAGCTCTCTGTCTCCGGCAATGGCGCCCAGCTTCGGCCGCTCCATCTCCTTCCCTCTCAGCCCGGCGCGCGCCTCCaggccccgcgccgccgcctaccACGTCCGCTCCGTCTCCCTCCCGAGCAGCTCCCACCCGCTCCTCGCCCACCTCTgctcccacgtagccgccgtccgATCGTGGGTCTCTGCACCCTCCTTGCCATCCACCGGCCTTTCCCACCTTGATGCGCTACACGCCGCGCTCGCCGAGCTACTCCTTCTCCCGGAAGCACGCTCCGCGCTACACCACGGATCCTCCACCGCAGCTTGCCTCCTCGACGGCTTCCTTCTCCTCGCCGACGCGCACGGCGCGTTCCAGGAGACGGTCGTCGAGCTCAGGGCGCACGCGGCGGACGCCCAGGTGGCACTCCGGCGCCGCGACGGCAGCAGGCTCGCCTCGGCCGTGCGATCCCTGCGCCGGACCGAGAAGGACCTTGCGCGACTCGCCTTGTCCGTACGATCCGCCACCAAGTTCCCAACGTTGCTCTCAGTTTCCGACAGGGTTGAAGAGGTCGAGGTGTCCGGGGCCCTCGCCGAGGCCGTGGCCGCCGCGGCGTGCGCGTCCGCCGCAGTGTTCTCAGCGGTCGAGACTGTGTCCTCCGCAGCTACGACCGCGATGGCCTCCAAGAAGACCATGGCATCGTCGCTTAAATCTCTCGTCAAGAGCAGCAAGGCTTTCTCCGACGACGACAAAGAGGTGGCCGCATTACAGAGGCTTGACGAGGTGGAGGCGTGCGTCGCCGAGATTGAGGGCGCGAGCGAGAAGGTGTTCAGGAGCATCCTCCACACCAGGGTCGCGCTGCTCAACATCCAAACTCACACGTGCTGTTAA
- the LOC127311818 gene encoding uncharacterized protein: protein MLQFDWDTATPAVAAVDRPGNRSTSAYGQGQRDTSSAPVEPIEASKLVALQVADRSGARSRVAHGEPGRIRPRVPGHPSRIMSPATTIHQQPERAPSHRRHRCTRSPHPPCPSDPWRAPSSRLIYQCLLPPSSPNEQQQASQQEPTNTSLSAAMAPSFGRSISFPLSPARASRPRAAAYHVRSVSLPCSSHPLLAHLCNHIAAVRSWVADPISASTGLAHLNALHASLAELLLLPEARSALQCGTAACLLDGFLLLADSHGAFQETVVELSAHAADAQVALRRRDDNRLASAVRSLRRNEKDLGRLAGSVRAAAKFPTATFSTSCSVAEVEVSGALAEAVAAAAFASAAVFSTVEAVSAAATSALASKKTMTSSIMSLVKSGKHASDDDKEVAVLEKLDEVEACVAEIDTGSDKVFRSILHTRVALLNIQTQTCC from the coding sequence ATGCTCCAGTTCGACTGGGACACCGCAACGCCGGCGGTTGCCGCTGTGGACCGGCCGGGCAACAGATCGACGAGCGCGTATGGCCAAGGCCAACGGGACACCTCCTCGGCGCCCGTGGAGCCGATCGAGGCGAGCAAGCTCGTCGCGCTGCAGGTGGCCGATCGATCTGGAGCTCGATCCAGAGTGGCGCACGGAGAACCAGGTCGCATCCGTCCACGCGTCCCGGGCCACCCCTCGCGGATCATGTCCCCCGCCACCACCATCCACCAACAGCCCGAACGTGCACCAAGCCACCGACGCCATCGGTGCACGCGCTCTCCCCACCCACCATGTCCCTCCGATCCATGGCGGGCGCCGTCCTCCCGTCTTATATACCAATGCCTACTACCTCCTTCTTCTCCCAACGAGCAGCAACAAGCAAGTCAACAAGAACCAACTAACACTTCGCTTTCTGCAGCAATGGCGCCCAGCTTCGGTCGCTCCATCTCCTTCCCTCTCAGCCCGGCACGAGCTTCCAGGCCCCGGGCCGCCGCCTACCACGTCCGCTCCGTCTCCCTCCCCTGCAGCTCCCACCCGCTCCTCGCCCACCTCTGCAACCACATCGCCGCCGTCCGCTCTTGGGTGGCTGATCCGATCTCGGCCTCTACGGGCCTCGCCCACCTCAACGCTCTCCACGCCTCGCTGGCAGAGCTCCTGCTCCTCCCGGAAGCACGCTCCGCGCTCCAGTGCGGGACCGCAGCTTGCCTCCTCGACGGCTTCCTTCTCCTCGCCGACTCGCACGGCGCGTTCCAGGAAACGGTCGTCGAGCTCAGCGCGCACGCGGCCGACGCCCAGGTGGCGCTCCGGCGCCGCGATGACAACAGGCTCGCCTCGGCGGTGCGTTCACTGCGCCGCAACGAGAAGGACCTCGGGCGCCTCGCCGGCTCCGTGCGCGCCGCGGCTAAGTTCCCGACCGCGACGTTCTCGACGTCGTGCAGTGTGGCAGAGGTCGAGGTTTCTGGGGCGCTCGCCGAGGCCGTGGCCGCTGCCGCGTTCGCGTCCGCCGCAGTATTCTCTACCGTTGAGGCCGTGTCCGCCGCGGCCACGAGCGCGCTGGCATCCAAGAAGACCATGACATCGTCGATCATGTCTCTCGTCAAGAGCGGCAAGCACGCTTCGGACGACGACAAGGAGGTGGCCGTATTAGAGAAGCTTGACGAGGTAGAGGCGTGTGTTGCCGAGATTGATACCGGGAGCGACAAGGTGTTCAGGAGCATCCTGCACACCAGGGTCGCGCTCCTCAACATCCAAACTCAAACGTGCTGTTGA